One genomic window of Desulfurococcus mucosus DSM 2162 includes the following:
- a CDS encoding biotin carboxylase N-terminal domain-containing protein, translating to MPRRIMVAGRGEAAVRIARTLVEKGYHPLGIYTEKDEASPHRRYMLEEAKVSSYMDVKEIVEAALELGAEAVHPCYGFLENNPEFHREVARRGLVPIGPPPSLIEFTRDKPAVKTLAEKLDVPTLPWSIVDDDADLEEFARAHGYPLVLKPARGAWGRGIRVLWSEKDAEQLKTAVKEAEKLYGDRRIYVEPYMGSAKLLEVQVIGDGEKVIHLYEREASLQDDYLKTVIEAPSKTVSKELRDKLVGYAVAVGEALRLRNTATVEFLYDVRSRTLFLNEVNPGLSPEHVATEAVTGVDIVEKQVEAALYSALDLRQENISLNGWAFEAKVFNKKPFKGEPSSGVVKSYNEPAGLGVAVDSGVAAGLKLSEEYVLLAKVLAWGGSRATALGRLRRALSEMSIDGVQTNIPVLRELLALREIEEGVYTVRLLEEKRGELESKLREKMLLHSIVAVSLIEHGDRDARKTLMQGKLTPEAVAEESARVKRSAWFYYARLRERLRRR from the coding sequence ATGCCTAGGAGGATAATGGTTGCAGGGAGAGGGGAGGCGGCTGTAAGGATAGCCCGCACACTGGTTGAAAAAGGCTACCACCCGCTCGGCATCTACACGGAGAAGGATGAGGCAAGCCCCCATAGGAGATACATGCTGGAGGAGGCAAAGGTCTCAAGCTACATGGATGTAAAGGAGATAGTTGAAGCCGCATTAGAGCTCGGGGCTGAAGCAGTACACCCCTGCTACGGCTTCCTAGAGAACAACCCGGAGTTCCATAGGGAGGTCGCGAGGAGAGGACTCGTTCCCATAGGTCCGCCCCCGAGCCTTATTGAATTCACAAGGGACAAGCCGGCGGTTAAAACCCTCGCCGAGAAGCTCGATGTACCCACGCTACCATGGAGCATCGTGGACGATGACGCCGACCTCGAGGAGTTTGCGAGGGCACACGGCTACCCACTGGTGCTTAAGCCAGCTAGGGGTGCATGGGGCAGGGGGATCAGGGTGTTGTGGAGTGAGAAGGATGCAGAGCAGTTGAAAACCGCGGTCAAGGAAGCTGAGAAGCTCTATGGCGATCGAAGAATATACGTGGAGCCATACATGGGGAGCGCTAAGCTACTAGAGGTACAAGTCATCGGCGACGGGGAGAAAGTCATCCACCTCTATGAGAGGGAAGCCAGCCTGCAAGACGACTACTTGAAAACCGTGATTGAAGCACCGTCGAAAACCGTGTCAAAGGAGCTACGGGATAAGCTAGTGGGTTACGCTGTGGCGGTTGGCGAAGCCCTGAGGCTTAGGAATACTGCGACAGTGGAGTTCCTCTACGATGTCAGGAGCCGCACCCTCTTCCTCAACGAGGTTAACCCCGGCCTCTCCCCCGAACACGTTGCAACAGAGGCTGTAACAGGCGTAGACATAGTTGAGAAACAGGTGGAGGCAGCCCTCTACTCTGCACTAGACCTCAGGCAGGAGAACATATCTCTAAACGGGTGGGCCTTCGAAGCCAAGGTATTCAATAAGAAGCCTTTCAAAGGCGAGCCCTCAAGCGGCGTTGTAAAATCGTACAATGAGCCAGCCGGGCTCGGGGTAGCTGTGGACTCAGGCGTGGCGGCAGGCCTCAAGCTGAGTGAGGAATACGTGTTGCTGGCCAAGGTGCTCGCATGGGGCGGGAGCAGGGCGACGGCCCTGGGAAGGCTGAGGAGAGCGTTAAGCGAGATGAGCATTGATGGAGTGCAGACAAATATCCCTGTCCTCAGGGAGCTGCTCGCTCTGAGAGAGATTGAAGAGGGAGTCTACACGGTTAGACTCCTCGAGGAGAAGAGGGGCGAGCTGGAGTCGAAGCTCAGGGAGAAAATGCTACTCCACTCTATTGTAGCTGTGTCACTCATCGAGCATGGAGATAGGGATGCCAGGAAAACCCTTATGCAGGGCAAGCTGACCCCGGAGGCAGTAGCGGAGGAATCCGCGAGAGTGAAGCGCAGCGCCTGGTTCTACTATGCGAGGCTCAGGGAGAGGTTGAGGAGGAGGTAG
- a CDS encoding PINc/VapC family ATPase — protein MVWIVGFRIAGETVYIPDLSALTQGAVSRLISEGRVVGKVVIHRSLIQILEYHASKGRVIGYTGLEEVKRLREHSDSGTIGLEITGERLKGPITDEEQVVNEVNAVVREYAYSVNGVLITGSELQYQVAKAMGVQVILVRDREQGRLGFERFFTENTMSIHLKEGVAPVAKVGRPGEWRFTRLGDKPLTRQEIEEMANEIIEATRSRSDAFIEIDRAGSTIVQLGSYRIVITRPPLSDGWEITAVRPLKKLRLEDYNLPEELVKRLNERAEGILIAGAPGMGKTTFAQALAEYYMRMNKVVKTVESPRDMMLPPDITQYSKHYADIGELHDILLLSRPDYTVFDEMRTDEDFKLFADLRLAGIGMIGVVHATSPIDAVQRFIGRVELGMIPSIIDTVIFIRNGQVDKVYEVKMTVKLPTGLREAELSRPVVEVRDFLTGELEYEIYTFGEQTVVVPVKKLKGKHPTHEKVIEELGKLMPEADIRFENDAIVVSITRSDLRKYNKKIKRLRKIEEKYNLPIRVRIEE, from the coding sequence ATGGTGTGGATAGTGGGCTTCAGGATAGCTGGTGAAACAGTGTACATACCGGATCTCTCGGCCCTCACGCAGGGAGCCGTATCCAGGTTGATCAGTGAGGGACGTGTAGTAGGCAAGGTTGTGATTCATAGATCCCTCATACAGATCCTCGAGTACCATGCATCCAAGGGCAGGGTGATCGGCTACACTGGTCTCGAGGAGGTTAAGAGGCTTAGAGAGCACAGCGACTCCGGTACAATAGGGCTCGAGATAACAGGGGAGAGGTTGAAAGGGCCTATCACAGATGAAGAGCAAGTGGTTAACGAGGTTAACGCTGTGGTAAGGGAGTACGCTTACTCGGTGAACGGGGTCCTCATCACTGGCAGCGAGCTCCAATACCAGGTGGCTAAGGCCATGGGCGTACAGGTGATCCTCGTAAGGGACAGGGAGCAGGGCAGGCTCGGCTTCGAAAGGTTCTTCACTGAGAACACTATGAGCATACATTTAAAGGAAGGCGTGGCACCCGTGGCGAAGGTGGGCAGGCCAGGTGAGTGGAGGTTCACTAGGCTCGGCGATAAACCGCTGACAAGACAGGAGATAGAGGAGATGGCTAACGAGATAATAGAGGCCACGAGGAGCAGGAGCGACGCCTTCATAGAGATAGATAGAGCCGGGTCAACCATAGTGCAGCTCGGCTCCTACAGGATAGTTATAACCAGGCCGCCTCTAAGCGATGGATGGGAGATAACAGCTGTGAGGCCTTTGAAGAAGCTGAGGCTTGAAGACTATAACCTCCCGGAGGAACTAGTGAAGAGGCTGAATGAAAGAGCTGAAGGCATACTCATAGCCGGTGCACCAGGAATGGGTAAGACAACGTTTGCCCAGGCTCTCGCAGAATACTACATGAGGATGAACAAGGTGGTTAAAACAGTGGAGTCACCGAGGGACATGATGCTCCCCCCTGATATAACACAGTACAGTAAGCACTACGCGGACATAGGTGAGCTACACGACATACTCCTACTCTCCAGGCCCGATTACACGGTGTTCGACGAGATGAGGACTGACGAGGACTTTAAGCTGTTCGCAGACCTAAGGCTGGCGGGCATAGGGATGATAGGCGTAGTGCACGCCACGAGCCCGATCGACGCTGTGCAGAGGTTCATAGGGAGGGTTGAGCTCGGCATGATACCATCGATAATAGACACAGTCATATTCATAAGGAACGGTCAGGTCGACAAGGTCTACGAGGTGAAGATGACGGTGAAGCTCCCAACGGGTCTACGTGAAGCAGAGCTCTCCAGGCCCGTCGTAGAGGTAAGGGATTTCCTGACAGGCGAACTAGAGTACGAGATCTACACGTTCGGTGAGCAGACAGTGGTTGTCCCGGTTAAAAAGCTTAAAGGCAAGCATCCAACCCACGAGAAGGTGATTGAAGAACTAGGCAAACTCATGCCGGAGGCAGATATAAGGTTTGAAAACGACGCCATCGTGGTCTCGATCACTAGGAGCGACCTGAGGAAATATAATAAGAAGATAAAGAGACTGAGGAAGATAGAGGAGAAGTACAACCTGCCCATCAGGGTGAGAATAGAGGAGTAG
- a CDS encoding metallophosphoesterase family protein translates to MTRDSSLLVITLLLLVLPSLMPPPGVSAQTPLSLYEKTRRVIPGNLPWYPLIIIGDNRPSDVNAVDPPGVFYQAVNEAENALPLAFIGLGDHVGLGTLDQYVKLYEILNKTRLENIWMTPGNHDVAYSGVNGTGFDFWRQFIGPDSMVVDDIPGWRIALIDSETDISTWGQQIQAAYNSTGGRMLLLGFHRPLYPNVNHNLKQGYDTVLLGYMNSNGWPALVLQAHFHAWVSYRYNGTEFLIVGGTGAPLYSCTDVSAPGAVCSSTFHYLVLTLYPNGTYTYTPVKLGEGSGTLRVIPLNSTAYLVANSKIDVYGNPVEYPVRLRFKAQGLDVYVVARIPASSGVVFALDPATGRLLVSQGVDYYVYIASSNGSIVVNGGSRELDLSQYLQGRSVSVETPVEVVKAETVTSTSIAYITRTATKTITSTYSTTLTETSVTTVTETQQLPPTTITVQRNVTSTYTTTVPLIVEHEAPGGDAYLYIAAVLGVIAVAELAVIIFVKKK, encoded by the coding sequence ATGACTAGAGACTCAAGCCTACTCGTCATAACACTGCTGCTACTCGTGCTGCCTTCACTGATGCCTCCTCCCGGAGTCAGTGCTCAAACACCCCTGTCTCTCTATGAGAAAACGCGTAGGGTGATACCGGGTAACCTCCCATGGTACCCGTTGATCATTATAGGGGATAACAGGCCATCCGACGTCAACGCCGTGGATCCCCCGGGCGTCTTCTACCAGGCGGTCAACGAGGCTGAGAACGCTCTTCCACTCGCCTTCATAGGGCTTGGAGACCATGTTGGGCTCGGCACACTGGATCAATATGTCAAGCTCTACGAGATACTCAACAAGACTAGGCTTGAAAACATCTGGATGACCCCGGGCAACCATGATGTGGCATATAGTGGTGTGAACGGGACGGGCTTCGACTTCTGGAGGCAGTTCATAGGGCCGGATTCAATGGTTGTCGACGATATACCGGGGTGGAGGATAGCCCTCATAGACTCGGAGACAGATATATCTACATGGGGACAGCAGATACAGGCAGCCTACAACTCTACAGGCGGCAGGATGCTACTGCTAGGGTTCCACCGCCCCCTCTACCCTAATGTAAACCATAACCTGAAGCAGGGCTACGACACCGTGCTACTTGGATACATGAACTCTAACGGGTGGCCGGCCCTCGTGCTGCAGGCGCATTTTCATGCATGGGTGAGCTACAGGTACAATGGGACAGAGTTCCTCATAGTCGGCGGCACGGGTGCACCACTCTACTCCTGCACCGATGTATCGGCTCCTGGAGCCGTTTGCTCAAGTACATTCCACTACCTAGTGTTAACACTGTACCCTAATGGTACATACACGTATACACCTGTGAAGCTCGGCGAGGGGAGCGGCACCCTGAGGGTTATACCGTTGAACTCCACCGCGTACCTGGTGGCGAACTCCAAGATAGACGTCTACGGTAACCCTGTGGAGTACCCTGTAAGACTACGGTTTAAAGCCCAGGGTCTCGACGTCTACGTGGTGGCCAGGATACCGGCTTCATCCGGTGTGGTCTTCGCGCTTGACCCTGCTACAGGCAGGCTCCTTGTCTCCCAGGGCGTCGACTACTATGTCTACATAGCTTCAAGCAATGGATCCATAGTGGTCAACGGTGGGTCAAGGGAACTGGATCTCTCACAATACTTGCAGGGGAGGAGCGTCTCCGTGGAGACACCGGTGGAAGTGGTTAAAGCCGAAACCGTTACCTCCACATCGATAGCGTACATTACCAGGACGGCGACTAAGACCATTACCTCCACGTATTCAACAACGCTCACGGAGACCTCGGTGACCACTGTCACCGAGACACAGCAGCTTCCGCCGACCACTATAACGGTTCAACGCAATGTTACATCGACATACACGACCACGGTTCCCCTAATAGTGGAGCATGAGGCTCCAGGAGGCGACGCTTACCTCTATATTGCAGCAGTGCTAGGGGTTATAGCCGTTGCAGAGTTAGCCGTGATAATATTTGTGAAAAAGAAGTGA
- the ppsA gene encoding phosphoenolpyruvate synthase → MSKESRFVLWLEEVRKDDVPLVGGKNANLGEMINAGIPVPPGFAVTAYAFKYFLEKTGLGEKIYGMLRKLDVNNTKELEETTARIREMIMNQPMPKEVEDEIKKYYLELAGKLGLDPGKLRVAVRSSATAEDLPEASFAGQQDTYLNVYGADNVVYYVKRCWASLFTARATFYRVAQGIPHERTFMSVTVQKMVNSKSAGVMFTLHPVTGDENVVVIEGSWGLGESVVGGKVTPDEFIVDKKTLSIVERHLNKKTFMITFDPALGRNVHLKWDEQKGRWVSEEGEGVNPPLTQIAHPDKPALSDDEVKRLAELALLIQKHYGKHMDIEWAIDSDLPFPSNVFIVQARPETVWSTKKAKEAEKKPTEVKGKTVKLGEAKVLVKGLPASPGVGAGVARVIFDPKSKEAMEFKEGDILVTKMTDPDWVPLMKKARAIVTDEGGMTSHAAIVSRELGIPAVVGTGSATQVIKTGIEVTVDGGRGVIYEGIVEDLVKPKTEAPQVAGAVASVGISPEQLLPLYPVTATKIYMNLGEPDAIEKYKDLPFDGIGLMRIEFIFTDWVQYHPLYLIEIGKPEIVVNKLAEGIAKVAQAIYPRPVVVRFSDFKTNEYRGLKGGEKYEPDERNPMIGWRGVSRYIHPKYEPAFRLEVRAIRKVREEMGLTNVWVMFPFVRTTWELEKAIKIMEEEGLKRSKDFKVWAMAEVPSIALLADEFAKYVDGFSIGSNDLTQLVLGADRDSNILAEMGYFDERDPAVLQAIRMIIEKAHSRGATVSICGQAPSVYPEIVEFLVKYGIDSISVNPDAVISTRRLVASIERKIMLDAVRNARHIRESTRLFDTVG, encoded by the coding sequence ATGAGCAAGGAGTCAAGGTTCGTCCTATGGCTTGAAGAAGTGAGAAAAGACGATGTACCCCTAGTAGGAGGAAAGAATGCGAATCTCGGTGAAATGATCAACGCGGGCATACCCGTCCCCCCAGGCTTCGCTGTCACAGCCTACGCCTTCAAATACTTCCTGGAGAAAACCGGGCTGGGCGAGAAGATATATGGGATGCTGAGGAAACTCGACGTCAACAACACCAAGGAGCTTGAGGAGACCACTGCCAGGATAAGAGAGATGATAATGAACCAGCCGATGCCCAAGGAGGTTGAGGACGAGATAAAGAAGTACTACTTGGAGCTAGCCGGGAAGCTTGGCTTGGATCCAGGCAAGCTAAGGGTAGCCGTTAGGAGTAGTGCGACAGCCGAGGATCTACCCGAGGCCAGCTTCGCCGGGCAGCAGGACACATACCTGAATGTATACGGTGCAGACAACGTCGTGTACTATGTGAAGAGGTGCTGGGCAAGCCTCTTCACAGCGAGGGCGACATTCTACCGTGTCGCACAGGGAATACCCCATGAGAGAACCTTCATGAGCGTCACGGTTCAGAAGATGGTTAACAGCAAGTCGGCTGGCGTAATGTTTACACTGCACCCGGTCACCGGGGACGAGAACGTCGTTGTAATAGAGGGTAGCTGGGGGCTCGGCGAGTCAGTGGTAGGCGGTAAGGTGACGCCCGACGAGTTCATCGTCGACAAGAAAACCCTCAGCATAGTTGAGCGACACTTGAACAAGAAGACCTTCATGATAACCTTCGACCCGGCACTAGGAAGAAACGTGCACTTGAAGTGGGATGAGCAGAAGGGGAGATGGGTATCCGAGGAAGGCGAGGGAGTCAACCCGCCTCTAACCCAGATAGCCCATCCAGATAAGCCGGCTCTCTCAGACGACGAGGTTAAGAGACTGGCTGAGCTAGCACTGCTGATCCAGAAGCACTATGGGAAGCACATGGATATAGAGTGGGCTATAGACTCAGACCTCCCGTTCCCAAGCAACGTGTTCATCGTACAGGCAAGGCCTGAAACCGTGTGGAGTACGAAGAAAGCCAAGGAGGCTGAGAAGAAGCCTACAGAGGTCAAGGGGAAGACCGTTAAGCTCGGCGAGGCAAAGGTGCTTGTGAAGGGTCTACCGGCTTCACCCGGAGTAGGTGCTGGAGTAGCCAGGGTTATATTCGACCCCAAGAGTAAGGAGGCCATGGAGTTCAAGGAGGGCGATATCCTGGTAACAAAGATGACGGATCCAGACTGGGTGCCGTTAATGAAGAAGGCGAGGGCAATAGTGACCGATGAGGGAGGCATGACGAGCCATGCTGCAATAGTCAGCCGTGAGCTAGGTATCCCGGCAGTGGTCGGCACGGGCAGTGCTACACAGGTGATAAAGACAGGTATAGAGGTCACGGTTGACGGTGGCAGAGGAGTAATATATGAAGGCATAGTTGAAGACCTCGTGAAGCCGAAGACCGAAGCCCCCCAGGTAGCTGGAGCAGTGGCATCGGTGGGTATAAGCCCAGAGCAGCTTCTACCACTATACCCTGTTACAGCGACAAAGATATACATGAACCTGGGTGAACCAGACGCCATCGAGAAGTACAAGGATCTACCCTTCGACGGCATAGGCTTAATGAGGATAGAGTTCATCTTCACTGACTGGGTGCAGTACCACCCATTATACCTGATCGAGATCGGTAAGCCCGAGATAGTGGTCAATAAGCTGGCTGAAGGCATAGCAAAGGTGGCACAGGCAATCTACCCGAGGCCCGTGGTCGTCAGGTTCAGCGACTTCAAGACAAACGAGTACCGTGGGCTGAAAGGCGGCGAAAAGTATGAGCCAGACGAGAGGAACCCAATGATCGGTTGGAGAGGAGTCAGCAGGTACATTCACCCCAAGTACGAGCCAGCATTCAGGCTAGAGGTAAGGGCCATTAGGAAGGTAAGGGAGGAAATGGGGTTAACCAACGTATGGGTAATGTTCCCGTTCGTGAGGACAACATGGGAGCTTGAGAAAGCCATCAAGATAATGGAGGAGGAGGGACTCAAGAGGAGCAAGGACTTCAAGGTATGGGCGATGGCCGAGGTACCCAGCATAGCACTACTAGCCGACGAGTTCGCCAAGTACGTCGACGGCTTCAGCATTGGCAGCAACGACCTCACACAGCTAGTGCTAGGTGCAGACAGGGATAGCAACATACTGGCTGAGATGGGCTACTTCGATGAGAGGGATCCAGCAGTACTGCAGGCGATAAGGATGATCATTGAGAAAGCCCACAGTAGAGGAGCCACTGTGAGCATATGTGGTCAGGCACCAAGCGTCTACCCGGAGATAGTGGAGTTCCTGGTGAAATATGGAATAGACAGTATAAGCGTGAACCCCGACGCCGTTATATCGACGAGGAGGCTGGTTGCAAGCATAGAGAGGAAGATCATGCTTGACGCAGTGAGGAATGCGAGACACATAAGGGAGTCAACCAGATTATTCGACACAGTCGGCTAA
- a CDS encoding cyclic 2,3-diphosphoglycerate synthase codes for MPRKVVILGASGRDFHNFNMFYRDNPEYRVVAFLQTQIPGISGRRYPPSLAGSLYPDGIPILSMDYLEEVVRVHGVEEAVLAYSDLTYSELGSVLSRAVSLGLSFRIHGPADTMLESIRPVIAVTGVKTGAGKSMVSREVALELRRRGLKTGVVRHPMPYGDLEKSAVQSFHSFEDLDKYNATVEEREEYEHYLKLGFPVYAGVDYGRILRLLESENDVILWDGGNNDWPFYKPDFMITVADAMRPGIEASSFPGEVNLRMCDAVIINKVDQAKPGAVDRIKESILARNPDAHVSLGESVVTVDNPKVIEGKKVLVIEDSPTVTHGGAPYAAGYVAALKHGAQPVDPRGFATGFFKKMYEEYPHMGPILPSTGYRPEQLRELEETIRRAPVDAVVLGTPSDITKLIKVDKPVARVEFRLRIVEGPSIKEYVDMFLEKARKKAL; via the coding sequence ATGCCTAGGAAAGTGGTAATACTTGGCGCAAGCGGTAGGGACTTCCACAACTTCAACATGTTCTACAGGGATAACCCAGAGTACCGGGTGGTGGCATTCCTCCAGACACAGATACCAGGGATCTCTGGGAGACGATACCCGCCTTCCCTAGCCGGATCCCTATACCCTGACGGGATACCTATACTCAGCATGGACTACTTGGAGGAGGTTGTGCGAGTACACGGCGTTGAGGAGGCTGTACTAGCATACAGTGACCTAACATACAGTGAACTCGGCTCAGTGCTCTCACGAGCCGTTTCACTTGGACTATCCTTCAGGATCCATGGCCCAGCCGACACGATGCTGGAGAGCATAAGGCCCGTCATAGCTGTGACAGGGGTTAAGACTGGTGCAGGTAAAAGCATGGTTTCCAGGGAGGTGGCCCTTGAACTCAGGAGGAGGGGGCTTAAAACAGGCGTAGTGAGGCACCCGATGCCCTACGGCGACCTCGAGAAGTCTGCTGTCCAGAGCTTCCACAGCTTCGAGGACCTGGATAAATATAATGCCACCGTTGAGGAGAGGGAGGAGTACGAGCACTACTTGAAGCTGGGCTTCCCCGTGTACGCAGGGGTCGACTACGGTAGGATACTGCGGCTCCTGGAATCCGAGAACGATGTAATACTGTGGGACGGGGGGAACAATGACTGGCCGTTCTACAAGCCGGACTTCATGATAACCGTGGCTGACGCTATGAGGCCTGGCATCGAGGCCTCATCGTTCCCGGGTGAAGTCAACTTGCGGATGTGTGACGCCGTGATAATAAACAAGGTTGACCAGGCTAAACCGGGCGCTGTTGACAGGATCAAGGAGAGCATACTTGCAAGGAACCCTGACGCCCATGTAAGCCTCGGGGAAAGCGTGGTCACAGTGGACAACCCCAAGGTGATTGAGGGGAAGAAGGTGCTGGTGATAGAGGACTCGCCCACTGTAACCCATGGCGGGGCACCCTACGCAGCCGGCTATGTAGCGGCGTTGAAGCACGGTGCGCAACCCGTGGATCCAAGAGGCTTCGCAACCGGGTTCTTCAAGAAGATGTACGAGGAGTACCCGCACATGGGTCCCATACTCCCGAGCACAGGGTACAGGCCGGAGCAGCTCAGGGAGCTCGAGGAAACCATACGGAGAGCACCCGTCGACGCCGTAGTGCTGGGAACACCCTCCGATATCACGAAGCTCATAAAGGTGGATAAGCCTGTTGCAAGAGTGGAGTTCAGGCTGAGGATTGTTGAGGGACCCTCGATAAAGGAGTATGTGGATATGTTCCTTGAGAAGGCGAGGAAAAAAGCCTTGTAG